In the Styela clava chromosome 8, kaStyClav1.hap1.2, whole genome shotgun sequence genome, one interval contains:
- the LOC120346291 gene encoding uncharacterized protein LOC120346291 isoform X1, with amino-acid sequence MNAEDISACNWGQSRLTVAPKVERIPSLRICDKCTTKIPSYSPTFTNRKSKMGFTTCPHTGDHKRTYIGRQSNSHFFRTSHKSESSKCHWNLKSCLNVHRVSQITVFILLALCSLSSASSTDRRPLKLTDATKREDFRYFMKSKDDTEEMIMSRSAIAANLADSDDSLAFQTLKVIEKWGNHTRDVLLVAGKDHVYMLDSTLLHNRPEIAYMERLTWRTLSETRKECEMLPGQPPELCENFIRFVELMDNGELMVCGTNAYSPACRFYRRDQFNDNGFEDSDYVRDDKCRGQCFVPYNPLTSSASLYTNTEYGSQIFLAVVNDFNSQEPKIMRQDSPTLISNSLWLNDPTFLKIIEYKDKVYVFFREVAQEGEVEYDDKEKVTLARVAQVCKNDPGGVNILAQQWTSFLKARLHCGYPKRQHLQFSNMTSVTDIVSVSDESGEELDVVFATFTTPWDWQDASLSAVCAFSMKDIIKVFEEGSFAGEYELTAQQDVASSPGVTATPVLNRANTIKRSYPIPSEKEPVPRPGGCSKTHSPNTLYFAKIHPSMYDVIEPYGSAPLFISYTNVRATQVAADNNAGESGKLMIYIGTEDGNVLRLRGMLSSGNAQRALLIESVKVSNKEKCEQNGCGVRSLHVSRPPVGSTESKPSAFVAFTDHMVQFPLVRCSIYKSKECCSVDPDCGWNGYEKCVQRTAQNNDSLIPTSKDGEKIPETCNAFDRIPTDLDLECNCGGNHRHTPCREEKMPAYEGLTIDRELLDIANGRDGPVIPPVEPLVMDLESILTNSILPAVNKKFRETVSTLRDNTQREALKQQLEEALSSTAELVIKNHRQEYCLPSPTVNHLTHVYPLLLREIEIWHETALKKMSDTQFNKKCWGRGQSKCTDRVSFSVPLVPILWEPLKKLIVNFSGKCEVIAPAGGELASFRPEPSTRCSPLPGTETCKDSKQPHCYAKRCQFPKYSIDVKAFFRHANDSRQFLEPGNHIEPFWKPVNVTIPGGESVRGHLELAVSEHKPFVIDYSPVAEKVKIMFHYSAVRDCALTDPMCVGKAPGCNPEVEKIIDHWFKYSITKLSSKMRKCTREIIKAKDSENRERRRRQGRMEFNERLEVTDRSDWLLYEKRNTWNTIIPTPDRCKYVGGKVRPLSSHPVTKNIWSLIYSRSQRAGGVYSGYHSTIEFYSLHDVLVFFKNMCTFEEPTIQRKKFRKRAVRGRSKSSIYIQPMVSRDNPFKIQRHISGKVFIKYFSMES; translated from the exons ATGAATGCCGAGGATATATCGGCGTGCAACTGGGGGCAGAGCCGGCTAACAGTCGCTCCGAAGGTCGAAAGGATCCCTTCACTTAGAATTTGCGACAAATGCACGACAAAAATTCCTTCATATTCCCCTACATTCACAAACCGAAAGAGCAAAATGGGATTTACAACATGCCCTCATACAGGGGATCACAAACGCACATATATTGGAAGACAATCGAACTCGCATTTTTTTAGAACATCCCATAAATCAGAATCATCAAAATGTCATTGGAATTTGAAGTCGTGTCTCAATGTACATCGTGTATCGCAAATTAcggtttttattttattggctTTATGTTCGTTGAGTTCAGCTTCATCAACAGATAGAAGACCGCTAAAGTTGACTGATG CAACAAAACGTGAGGATTTCCGATACTTCATGAAAAGTAAAGATGACACCGAAGAGATGATTATGTCAAGATCAGCTATTGCAGCCAATCTCGCCGACTCTGATGATAGTTTAGCTTTCCAGACTCTGAAAGTAATCGAGAAGTGGGGCAACCATACGAGAGACGTCCTTCTCGTAGCAGGAAA GGATCATGTATACATGCTCGACAGCACGTTACTTCACAATCGGCCCGAGATAGCGTACATGGAAAGACTAACATGGAGAACACTCTCAGAAACTAGAAAAGAATGTGAGATGTTGCCTGGACAACCACCG GAACTCTGTGAAAATTTTATTCGTTTCGTTGAACTGATGGACAATGGTGAACTGATGGTTTGTGGAACGAACGCGTATTCGCCCGCTTGTAGGTTTTACAGAAGAGATCAATTCAATGATAACGGATTCGAGGATTCAGATTACGTTAGGGACGACAAATGCAGAGGACAATGCTTTGTGCCGTACAATCCACTAACGTCTAGTGCGTCACTATACACCAACACAG AATATGGATCTCAGATATTCTTAGCGGTCGTCAATGATTTTAACAGCCAGGAACCGAAAATTATGAGACAAGACTCACCTACACTTATAAGCAATTCCCTATGGCTAAATG ATCCAACTTTCTTGAAAATCATTGAATACAAAGACAAAGTTTACGTTTTCTTTCGTGAAGTGGCACAGGAAGGCGAAGTGGAATATGACGACAAAGAAAAG GTTACTCTTGCGAGAGTAGCTCAAGTTTGTAAAAATGATCCTGGTGGAGTGAATATTCTTGCTCAACAGTGGACGTCGTTTCTCAAAGCTCGTCTTCATTGTGGATATCCTAAACGTCAACATCTTCAATTCAGTAACATGACGTCAGTTACAGACATTGTCTCGGTATCTGATGAATCCGGTGAAGAACTAGATGTTGTGTTCGCAACTTTCACTACACCGTG ggaTTGGCAAGATGCGTCACTATCTGCTGTGTGTGCTTTCTCCATGAAAGATATCATCAAAGTTTTTGAAGAGGGATCATTTGCAGGAGAATACGAACTCACTGCACAACAAGATGT TGCATCATCTCCTGGAGTTACTGCAACACCAGTACTCAATAGAGCTAATACAATAAAAAGATCATACCCAATTCCTTCCGAAAAAGAACCAGTGCCGAGACCAGGAGG ATGTTCAAAAACCCACTCACCGAACACATTATACTTTGCAAAAATTCATCCATCCATGTACGATGTCATAGAACCTTATGGATCTGCACCTCTCTTCATTTCATACACTAA TGTGAGGGCTACTCAAGTTGCCGCTGACAACAATGCTGGTGAGAGTGGAAAACTTATGATATATATCGGTACTGAGGACGGAAATGTTTTACGATTGAGAGGAATGTTATCTTCTGGAAAT GCACAACGAGCTTTACTGATTGAGAGTGTCAAAGTCAGTAACAAAGAAAAGTGTGAACAAAATGGTTGCGGTGTTCGATCATTACATGTATCTCGACCACCCGTTGGAAGCACGGAATCGAAGCCATCTGCTTTTGTCGCTTTCACGGATCACATGGTTCAGTTCCCTCTCGTTCGATGCAGCATCTATAAATCTAAAGA GTGCTGCTCTGTTGATCCTGATTGTGGATGGAATGGATACGAAAAATGTGTACAGAGAACCGCACAAAATAA tGATAGTCTGATTCCAACATCAAAGGATGGTGAAAAAATACCAGAAACTTGTAATGCCTTTGACAGAATTCCTACCG atTTGGATCTGGAATGTAACTGCGGTGGAAATCATAGACACACTCCGTGCCGAGAAGAAAAAATGCCAGCTTATGAAGGACTGACCATTGACAGGGAATTATTGGACATAGCCAATGGACGAGATGGTCCAGTTATTCCACCAGTAGAACCTCTGGTGATGGATTTAGAAAGCATATTGACAAATTCAATTTTGCCAGCCGTGAATAAGAAATTTCGAGAAACAGTGAGTACTCTGAGAGATAATACTCAACGTGAGGCACTCAAACAACAACTTGAAGAAGCTCTCTCCTCTACTGCCGAACTTGTGATCAAAAATCATCGTCAGGAATATTGCTTACCCTCCCCAACTGTCAACCATTTAACCCACGTTTATCCACTTTTATTACGAGAAATTGAAATTTGGCATGAAACCGCATTGAAAAAAATGTCTGACAcacaatttaataaaaaatgctGGGGAAGAGGACAAAGCAAATGTACAGATCGTGTTAGTTTTAGTGTTCCGTTGGTTCCAATTTTATGGGAGCCTTTGAAGAAATTAATCGTCAATTTTTctggaaaatgtgaagttattGCACCAGCTGGTGGAGAATTGGCGTCTTTCCGTCCTGAGCCTTCAACACGATGTTCTCCTTTACCAGGTACTGAAACATGCAAAGATAGCAAGCAACCACATTGCTATGCCAAAAGATGTCAGTTTCCAAAATATTCTATTGATGTTAAAGCATTCTTCCGTCATGCAAACGATAGTCGACAATTTTTGGAACCAGGGAATCACATCGAACCATTTTGGAAACCTGTCAATGTGACTATACCGGGTGGCGAATCAGTTCGGGGGCACTTAGAGTTGGCCGTTTCTGAACACAAACCATTTGTTATTGATTACTCCCCAGTTGCGGAAAAAGTGAAAATTATGTTCCACTATTCGGCGGTTCGAGATTGTGCATTAACAGATCCGATGTGTGTAGGGAAGGCTCCTGGTTGCAATCCCgaagttgaaaaaattattgatcATTGGTTTAAGTATTCGATCACTAAATTGTCATCGAAAATGAGAAAATGTACAAGAGAAATAATAAAGGCAAAAGATTCTGAAAATAGAGAAAGGAGGCGCAGACAAGGACGAATGGAATTCAACGAACGTTTAGAAGTCACAGATAGAAGTGATTGGTTACTGTATGAAAAGCGAAACACATGGAACACAATCATTCCCACACCCGATCGTTGTAAATACGTCGGAGGAAAAGTACGACCACTCTCATCTCATCCGGTAACAAAAAACATATGGTCTTTGATTTACTCTCGAAGTCAGAGAGCAGGTGGAGTCTACTCAGGTTACCATAGTACGATTGAATTCTATAGCTTGCATGACGTACTGGTATTTTTCAAGAATATGTGTACTTTTGAAGAACCTACtatacaaagaaaaaaatttaggaAGAGGGCGGTTCGGGGACGTTCGAAGTCATCAATATACATTCAACCTATGGTGTCAAGAGACAATCCTTTTAAAATTCAAAGACATATAAGTGGAAAAGTGTTTATAAAGTATTTCTCCATGGAAAGCTAG